One genomic region from bacterium encodes:
- the lpxB gene encoding lipid-A-disaccharide synthase — MPAKVMLIAGEASGDLHGGKLVAALRQQQPDLEVFGVGGERMAAAGMELFYHVNDLAYIGFVEVARHYFFFRKVFNRLLEVVRERRPDLVVLIDYPGFNLKFARAVKSLGVGTFYYIAPQVWAWGQGRAAKMARFIDQMAVLFDFEVDFFSRYHIQTSFVGHPLLEGMEVPLSRAEFMAKHQWSGSAPLLALVPGSRNQEVGHLLPVMLETAGRLRRAHPELQVAVSHSPTIASERLMPLLAAAPWATPVRDDYYPLLRFATAGIVASGTATLEAACSNLPFALVYRVSPLSFAIGKRVVRIPHIGLVNIVAGAEVVPEFLQDEVQPEKLAPAMEPLLFDPQIRRCMQDKLTGVRQSLGEPGASTRTAALILKQLDLHQLETI, encoded by the coding sequence ATGCCGGCCAAGGTAATGCTGATAGCAGGGGAGGCTTCCGGAGATCTCCATGGAGGCAAGCTGGTCGCCGCCCTGCGGCAGCAGCAGCCGGACCTGGAGGTATTCGGGGTTGGCGGGGAGCGCATGGCTGCCGCCGGGATGGAGCTCTTTTATCATGTCAACGATCTGGCCTACATCGGTTTTGTCGAGGTCGCGCGCCACTATTTTTTTTTCCGCAAGGTCTTCAACCGGCTGCTTGAGGTAGTGCGGGAGCGCCGCCCGGATTTGGTGGTACTGATTGATTATCCCGGCTTCAATCTGAAATTCGCCAGGGCGGTCAAATCCTTGGGGGTTGGCACTTTCTACTATATCGCCCCCCAGGTTTGGGCCTGGGGCCAGGGCCGTGCCGCCAAAATGGCCCGCTTCATCGATCAGATGGCCGTTCTGTTCGATTTCGAGGTTGATTTTTTTTCCCGCTATCATATCCAGACCAGCTTCGTCGGTCATCCCCTGCTTGAAGGGATGGAGGTCCCTCTCAGCCGGGCAGAATTCATGGCCAAGCACCAATGGTCCGGGAGCGCACCTCTTCTGGCTTTAGTTCCCGGCTCCCGCAATCAGGAGGTAGGCCACCTTCTACCGGTGATGCTCGAAACGGCTGGCCGGCTGCGTCGTGCTCATCCCGAGTTGCAGGTGGCGGTGAGTCACTCCCCCACTATTGCTTCCGAACGGCTCATGCCGTTGCTCGCCGCGGCGCCCTGGGCCACGCCGGTTCGGGATGACTATTATCCGCTGCTGCGTTTTGCCACTGCGGGTATAGTCGCATCCGGCACCGCCACACTGGAGGCGGCCTGTTCCAATCTTCCCTTTGCCCTTGTCTACCGGGTTTCCCCCCTCTCCTTTGCGATCGGCAAGCGTGTCGTCCGTATTCCCCATATTGGCCTGGTCAACATCGTCGCAGGTGCGGAGGTCGTACCGGAATTTCTGCAAGACGAGGTTCAGCCAGAAAAATTGGCGCCGGCGATGGAGCCGCTGCTTTTTGATCCGCAGATAAGGCGGTGCATGCAGGACAAGCTGACCGGCGTGCGCCAGAGCCTGGGCGAGCCTGGCGCCTCGACGCGTACGGCCGCGCTGATCCTGAAGCAACTCGATTTGCATCAACTTGAGACAATTTAG
- the plsY gene encoding glycerol-3-phosphate 1-O-acyltransferase PlsY: MIVAIIVLVLAYLIGSFPTSIIVGKLLRGIDIREHGSGNAGGTNVFRVLGWKPGLFVTLVDVLKGFIAAYALPHWITPGHPQFHLLQLGAGCAAVLGHIWTLFAGFRGGKGVGTAAGMLLALFPQAALYCVLVFAIVLVTTRYVSLSSISAAIAFPVILTLFRYRLHQEVPLPFYLFGFFAAGLILYTHRANIGRLLKGTENRIGRRRAS, encoded by the coding sequence ATGATTGTTGCGATCATCGTTCTGGTTTTGGCATATCTGATCGGTTCCTTCCCCACCAGCATCATCGTCGGGAAGCTGCTGCGCGGAATCGACATCCGCGAACATGGATCCGGCAATGCCGGCGGGACCAACGTATTCCGGGTGCTGGGTTGGAAACCGGGGCTTTTCGTCACTCTGGTGGATGTTCTCAAGGGGTTCATCGCTGCTTATGCCCTGCCGCATTGGATTACACCTGGTCATCCCCAGTTTCACCTGCTGCAGCTGGGGGCGGGCTGCGCCGCCGTGCTGGGGCACATCTGGACGCTCTTTGCCGGCTTTCGCGGTGGCAAGGGAGTGGGCACAGCCGCGGGCATGCTGCTGGCGCTCTTTCCTCAGGCCGCGCTCTATTGCGTCCTGGTCTTTGCCATTGTCCTGGTGACGACCCGTTATGTCTCTCTCAGCTCCATCAGTGCTGCGATCGCCTTTCCCGTCATTCTCACACTTTTCCGCTACCGCCTGCACCAGGAGGTGCCGCTGCCATTTTACCTCTTCGGCTTCTTCGCTGCGGGATTGATCCTCTATACCCATCGGGCCAATATCGGCCGGCTCCTCAAGGGCACGGAAAACCGCATCGGCCGGCGCAGGGCTTCATGA
- a CDS encoding DUF4292 domain-containing protein codes for MAVFTGSITGTVLAQGRVGILLAAILLCSGCAALRQPMLFPADSEALDLVLRTLENNYARIDHFEGEGRLSVAIPGRSVSLMAHLLIDRPDTLYVRLEALFGLDVGWLFCNRQHYRFYIPMENLYGAGPVDSLLSGSAFRLVPDYDELLSTLCGLERARGLTGLEINRVESRLILTGAGPLGRHTYWIDPKRGVVLQGQVCDSSGQVLLRQKYDHFKRINGVHIPQAIRVERPAARETLALRYEAVRINKKYSTKEIKTRIPASARKVRL; via the coding sequence ATGGCTGTTTTCACCGGGAGCATTACCGGCACCGTCCTGGCCCAGGGGAGAGTAGGGATTCTCTTGGCCGCGATACTCCTTTGCAGCGGTTGTGCCGCACTGCGGCAACCCATGCTCTTTCCCGCCGACAGCGAAGCGCTGGACCTGGTACTGCGGACTCTGGAGAACAACTACGCCCGAATCGATCATTTCGAGGGCGAGGGGCGTCTCTCGGTCGCGATTCCTGGACGTTCGGTCTCCCTGATGGCCCACCTGCTCATCGATCGCCCTGACACGCTTTATGTACGCCTCGAAGCCCTTTTCGGGCTGGATGTGGGCTGGTTATTTTGCAACCGCCAACACTACCGGTTCTATATCCCGATGGAGAATCTCTACGGTGCGGGTCCGGTGGACTCGTTGCTATCCGGGAGCGCGTTCCGTCTGGTTCCCGACTACGATGAGCTGTTGAGCACCCTTTGCGGCCTAGAACGGGCCAGGGGGTTGACCGGACTCGAGATCAACCGTGTCGAGAGCCGGCTGATCCTCACTGGCGCAGGGCCGCTGGGACGGCACACCTACTGGATCGACCCGAAGCGCGGGGTTGTCCTCCAGGGTCAGGTTTGCGACAGCAGTGGGCAGGTTCTTCTCCGGCAAAAGTATGATCACTTCAAGCGCATCAATGGGGTGCATATTCCGCAAGCGATTCGTGTGGAGCGGCCGGCGGCACGAGAAACCCTGGCGCTCCGCTATGAAGCGGTTCGTATCAATAAAAAGTATTCCACCAAAGAGATAAAAACCAGAATTCCCGCGAGCGCACGCAAGGTCAGGCTTTGA
- a CDS encoding glycosyltransferase family 2 protein gives MNAIAKLPAVDFSLVIPCFNEAESLPELYRQITAVMARMQKGYEIIFVDDGSTDESAQVIEALNRSDDRVKLIQFSRNYGKSAALAAGFRAVSGRYVVTMDSDLQDDPEEIPRLLEKLESGFDLVSGWKKVRHDPLTKRLASKVYNYFTSIFSGIRLHDFNCGLKIYRREVIASMRVYGELHRYLPVIAFRNGFRVTELPVRHHARQYGVSKFGMARFARGAFDLMTISFLTRYKMRPLHLFGVIGFICFLGGFFISLLLAYERLFENKYLSNRPLLFLGVLLIIVGVQFFSIGLLGEMITSLRKESDAFLVRRCIGCPEKFTRTTLDDHFFAA, from the coding sequence ATGAACGCCATTGCCAAATTACCAGCGGTCGATTTTTCACTGGTCATTCCCTGTTTTAATGAGGCAGAATCTCTCCCGGAGCTTTACCGGCAAATTACAGCGGTGATGGCCCGGATGCAGAAGGGCTACGAGATCATTTTTGTCGATGATGGCTCGACGGATGAATCCGCCCAGGTGATCGAGGCGCTGAACCGCAGCGATGACCGGGTCAAGCTGATCCAGTTCAGCCGCAACTATGGCAAGTCGGCCGCGCTGGCCGCCGGATTCCGCGCGGTCTCGGGGCGTTATGTGGTCACCATGGATTCAGACCTTCAGGATGATCCGGAGGAGATCCCCCGTTTACTCGAAAAGCTCGAGAGCGGCTTCGATCTGGTCTCCGGCTGGAAAAAGGTTCGCCATGATCCACTCACGAAACGTCTGGCCTCCAAGGTTTACAATTATTTCACCTCGATCTTCAGCGGCATCCGCCTGCACGATTTCAACTGCGGGCTCAAGATTTACCGTCGTGAGGTGATCGCCTCCATGCGGGTCTATGGCGAGCTGCATCGCTACCTGCCGGTGATCGCCTTCCGCAACGGCTTCCGCGTAACCGAACTGCCGGTCCGGCATCATGCCCGTCAATATGGCGTCTCAAAGTTCGGCATGGCGCGTTTTGCGCGCGGCGCCTTCGATTTGATGACCATCTCCTTTCTCACCCGCTACAAGATGCGGCCGCTCCACCTTTTTGGCGTGATTGGTTTTATTTGCTTCCTCGGCGGTTTTTTCATCTCACTCCTGTTGGCCTATGAGCGTTTATTCGAGAACAAATATCTCAGTAACCGTCCCCTGCTTTTTCTTGGGGTGCTGCTGATCATCGTCGGCGTCCAGTTTTTTTCTATAGGTCTTTTGGGTGAGATGATCACCTCGTTGCGCAAGGAGAGCGATGCCTTTCTGGTGCGGCGCTGCATTGGCTGCCCGGAAAAATTTACGCGAACGACGCTGGATGACCATTTTTTCGCGGCTTGA
- a CDS encoding tetratricopeptide repeat protein, which translates to MKRITYLLAWLSLAGVFGCTGSRELSERAPELRHYNREAMRHIINGTIEDVLGDPKSALVEYHQAAEIDSASTGIYLALAENYFFLEEFNSSIRMARKALLRDDKNRDALELLAANYEKQRLFNEAAQVYEQMDKLVPNNLETLYSLTTLQIINKNYDKALLSYHRLVAAGLVDPEYRLRIGHLFFQHQAYDQARAIYQDVQRSDPDFEGAWLALGAVSTAKKDTTETIRIYRSALERQNDFEEVKAGLQLLYERSGRLDEAIALFQDLVRRDSTNLGDKVQLGQYLFQKKDTLAAAQWFEKIVAEHPQSERSYLALGALRRAQRDTAAAIQVYETAIKTNPLFLDARRRLRDLYVARKRWPEAIALYEALTSNDSTYVGARIEIANLLAQKGDTLQAIATCEALEKDHGEDWRVPVTLGRLLMVRSQNSQARLRFEKALALRKDLSLIWVLAGVNLAQMDSLQAAEKHFTTAVGLFPEDPEINYYLGFISNQLGKREQALRYLEKAHELDGNNLQTMLALAALYDEVQNPERAARLYQALLKDNPESAIVLNNYAYHLAERKLQLDDARTMAEKALSLDPENGAYWDTLGWILFQQGDFAGAREKVEKAVALSRKSAEVWEHLGDILSQLNQQESARNAYQQALALEPERQEVKMKLQKLVVQEEKR; encoded by the coding sequence ATGAAACGTATCACTTACCTATTAGCCTGGTTGAGCCTGGCCGGCGTCTTCGGATGCACCGGCAGCCGCGAACTCTCCGAACGTGCGCCGGAACTGCGCCACTATAATCGCGAGGCCATGCGCCATATCATCAATGGCACTATCGAGGATGTGCTGGGTGATCCCAAGAGCGCGTTGGTAGAGTATCATCAGGCCGCCGAGATTGATTCCGCCTCGACCGGGATCTATCTGGCGCTCGCAGAGAATTATTTTTTTCTCGAGGAATTCAACTCCAGTATCCGGATGGCCCGGAAAGCGCTGCTGCGGGATGACAAAAACCGCGACGCGCTCGAACTGCTCGCCGCCAATTATGAGAAGCAGCGACTCTTTAATGAGGCGGCTCAAGTTTATGAGCAGATGGACAAGCTGGTGCCCAACAACCTCGAAACCCTCTACAGCCTTACTACCCTGCAGATCATCAATAAAAACTATGACAAGGCGCTGCTTTCCTACCACCGTCTGGTCGCTGCCGGGCTGGTGGACCCCGAGTACCGGCTGCGCATCGGTCATCTTTTCTTCCAGCATCAGGCCTATGACCAGGCGCGCGCCATCTACCAGGATGTGCAGAGGAGCGATCCCGATTTTGAGGGCGCCTGGCTGGCCCTGGGCGCAGTGAGCACTGCAAAAAAGGATACAACGGAAACCATCCGCATCTACCGCAGCGCGCTGGAGCGGCAAAACGATTTTGAAGAGGTGAAGGCCGGATTGCAGCTGCTCTATGAGCGCAGCGGACGCCTCGACGAGGCCATCGCCCTGTTTCAGGACCTGGTGCGCCGCGATTCGACCAATCTAGGCGACAAGGTGCAGCTGGGTCAGTACCTGTTCCAGAAAAAGGACACTCTGGCAGCCGCCCAGTGGTTCGAAAAGATCGTCGCGGAGCATCCCCAGAGTGAACGAAGCTATCTGGCTCTCGGCGCCCTACGCCGCGCCCAGCGGGATACCGCCGCCGCCATCCAGGTCTATGAGACCGCCATCAAAACCAACCCGCTGTTCCTCGATGCCCGGCGCCGGCTCCGCGATCTCTATGTCGCTCGCAAACGCTGGCCGGAAGCCATCGCCCTCTACGAAGCCCTGACCAGCAATGACTCCACCTATGTGGGCGCGCGTATCGAGATCGCCAATCTCCTGGCCCAGAAAGGGGATACCCTGCAGGCAATCGCCACCTGTGAGGCGCTGGAAAAGGATCATGGCGAGGACTGGCGGGTCCCGGTCACCCTCGGCCGCCTTCTGATGGTGCGAAGCCAGAACAGTCAGGCCCGGCTGCGTTTCGAGAAAGCCCTGGCCCTGCGCAAGGATCTCTCTCTGATCTGGGTGCTGGCCGGTGTCAACCTGGCGCAAATGGACAGCCTGCAAGCTGCCGAAAAGCATTTCACAACCGCCGTCGGGCTTTTCCCCGAGGATCCGGAGATTAACTACTATCTCGGCTTCATCAGCAACCAGCTGGGAAAACGTGAACAGGCCCTCCGCTATCTGGAAAAGGCGCATGAGCTCGATGGCAATAACCTGCAGACCATGCTCGCTCTGGCCGCTCTCTACGATGAGGTACAGAATCCCGAGCGTGCCGCCAGACTCTATCAAGCCTTGCTCAAAGATAATCCCGAAAGCGCGATTGTCCTCAATAATTATGCCTATCATTTGGCTGAACGTAAATTGCAGCTGGATGATGCCCGCACGATGGCCGAGAAGGCCTTGTCGCTGGATCCCGAGAACGGCGCCTATTGGGACACGCTTGGCTGGATTCTTTTCCAGCAGGGGGATTTTGCTGGCGCGCGTGAAAAGGTGGAAAAAGCGGTCGCCCTTTCGCGTAAATCGGCAGAGGTTTGGGAACATCTCGGCGATATCCTTTCCCAGTTGAATCAGCAGGAATCCGCCCGCAATGCCTATCAGCAGGCCCTGGCTCTGGAGCCGGAGCGGCAGGAAGTCAAGATGAAACTGCAAAAGCTGGTGGTGCAGGAAGAGAAGCGCTGA
- a CDS encoding isoprenylcysteine carboxylmethyltransferase family protein has product MAWRETFFKYRSFTPIPLIIAALILADTKLWTFFSGLLVAFFGEGIRLWSVRYAGSATRTTGEVGADVLVTDGPYGHLRNPLYLGNFLLSLGILIMAWPWMPWLMLIFILLFGLQYGAIISLEEDFLRNKFGAVYAEYEQHVPSILPRRTSWGKGLRQPTSLRKALRTERNSLQSFTVVTILILLRWWLF; this is encoded by the coding sequence ATGGCCTGGCGTGAAACCTTTTTCAAATATCGTAGCTTCACCCCGATTCCGTTGATCATTGCGGCCCTGATCCTGGCCGATACGAAGCTCTGGACCTTTTTTTCCGGTCTGTTGGTCGCCTTTTTCGGCGAAGGCATCCGTCTCTGGTCGGTCCGTTATGCGGGCAGCGCCACGCGTACCACTGGTGAGGTGGGCGCCGATGTTCTGGTGACCGACGGGCCCTATGGTCACCTGCGCAATCCGCTTTATCTGGGCAACTTTTTGCTCAGCCTTGGGATCCTGATCATGGCGTGGCCCTGGATGCCATGGCTGATGCTGATTTTTATCCTGCTCTTTGGGCTCCAGTATGGCGCGATTATCAGCCTGGAAGAGGACTTTTTACGTAACAAGTTTGGTGCGGTGTATGCTGAATATGAGCAGCATGTCCCCAGCATCTTACCGCGGCGGACGTCATGGGGTAAGGGCTTGCGCCAGCCCACCTCTCTGCGCAAGGCGCTGCGGACCGAACGCAATTCCCTGCAGAGCTTCACTGTGGTGACCATCCTGATCCTGCTGCGTTGGTGGCTGTTTTGA
- a CDS encoding DMT family transporter: MGDRLRLVVIGAGLVSISLASVLIKLCPAPPFTISSYRLFIAAVIYLLFACLRGRPVWEAFTPSGRRWALLSGLFLGIHFLSWISSLRYTSVAVSVILVQTFPVFVVIGSWLFLQEQPSRRTAVGMILALAGGVVITLEAGRSGEIRLAGNLLALTGALGAAGYYLIGRKLRSAVDTVPYVGFVYSVAAAVALTATLGSGAPMAGFALRTWLLLIAIALLPQVIGHTSLNWALKHYSATTVSILTLAEPLGATILAFLILHEKVGSLTLFGGLIILAGVALTLLAEHGRSGGRGKVA, encoded by the coding sequence ATGGGTGACCGCCTGCGGCTGGTGGTCATCGGGGCGGGCCTGGTTTCAATCTCCCTGGCTTCAGTGCTGATCAAACTCTGCCCGGCGCCACCCTTCACGATCAGCAGCTACCGTTTATTTATTGCCGCCGTGATTTATCTGCTGTTCGCCTGCCTCCGTGGGCGGCCGGTTTGGGAAGCCTTTACCCCTTCCGGACGACGCTGGGCACTCTTGTCCGGCCTTTTCCTCGGGATTCATTTTCTCTCCTGGATCTCTTCGCTGCGATATACCTCGGTCGCTGTATCGGTGATCCTGGTGCAAACCTTTCCGGTCTTCGTCGTCATCGGCAGCTGGCTGTTTTTACAGGAACAGCCATCGCGGCGCACCGCGGTAGGTATGATTCTAGCACTGGCCGGCGGTGTGGTCATCACCCTGGAGGCTGGCCGGAGCGGAGAGATCCGGCTGGCCGGCAACCTGCTTGCCCTGACCGGTGCTCTCGGCGCGGCCGGCTATTACCTGATCGGCCGGAAGCTGCGCAGCGCGGTGGATACCGTTCCCTATGTCGGTTTTGTCTATAGCGTGGCAGCGGCAGTTGCCTTGACGGCAACGCTGGGCAGTGGCGCCCCGATGGCGGGATTTGCCCTCCGCACCTGGCTGCTGCTGATCGCTATCGCCCTGCTGCCGCAGGTGATCGGACATACCAGCCTCAATTGGGCGCTGAAGCACTATTCAGCCACAACCGTTTCGATCCTTACACTCGCCGAACCGCTCGGCGCCACGATTCTGGCTTTTCTCATTCTACATGAAAAGGTGGGCAGTCTAACGCTGTTTGGCGGGCTGATCATTCTGGCGGGAGTCGCACTCACCCTCCTCGCGGAGCATGGCCGCTCCGGCGGAAGGGGTAAAGTGGCGTGA
- a CDS encoding Gfo/Idh/MocA family oxidoreductase: MDKIRIGIAGVGKLGTFHCNTLSQIPEAELTGVYDIDPGRAREGADRFRCAAFGSFEVLLEQVDAVGIAVPTTLHHAYTLPALEAGKAVFVEKPIAATIAEAAEMASLAAAKDAILQVGHIERFNPAIRALEHLMPDPRFIESHRLAPFDPRGTDVAVVLDLMIHDIDIILSLVPSTVCQIEASGVAVVSEEVDIANARLQFENGCVANVTASRISQRKMRKMRLFQRDAYISIDFLQRLSEVFRIVAPEEGRPSTVVLGQIDKGLRKRHIIYEQPQPPEGDAMRAEWQAFIAAVRDHTRPIVNGEDGLKALQVAEEITQIIAQNSQ, from the coding sequence ATGGACAAGATCAGGATCGGGATTGCCGGTGTCGGCAAGCTGGGCACTTTTCACTGCAATACCCTGAGCCAAATACCGGAGGCCGAACTGACTGGCGTTTATGATATTGATCCCGGACGTGCCCGGGAAGGTGCGGACCGATTCCGCTGCGCCGCCTTCGGCTCTTTCGAAGTGTTGCTCGAGCAGGTCGATGCCGTTGGCATTGCTGTCCCGACGACCCTGCACCATGCCTATACTCTCCCGGCTCTGGAAGCGGGCAAGGCGGTCTTTGTCGAGAAACCCATCGCCGCGACGATAGCGGAAGCGGCGGAGATGGCGTCCTTGGCGGCGGCGAAAGACGCCATCCTGCAAGTGGGCCATATTGAGCGCTTTAATCCAGCGATCCGCGCCCTTGAGCATTTGATGCCCGATCCGCGTTTCATCGAATCGCACCGCCTGGCTCCCTTTGACCCCCGTGGCACCGATGTCGCTGTGGTTCTGGATCTGATGATCCACGACATTGATATCATCCTCAGCCTGGTGCCCAGCACGGTTTGCCAAATCGAAGCCAGCGGTGTCGCGGTGGTTTCCGAAGAGGTCGACATCGCCAATGCAAGGCTGCAGTTTGAAAACGGCTGCGTCGCCAACGTCACCGCCAGCCGGATTTCGCAGCGCAAGATGCGCAAGATGCGGCTGTTCCAACGCGATGCCTATATTTCGATCGATTTTCTGCAACGTCTCTCTGAGGTTTTCCGCATTGTCGCACCCGAGGAGGGGAGGCCCAGCACGGTGGTGCTGGGGCAGATCGACAAGGGGCTACGCAAGCGACATATCATTTATGAGCAGCCGCAGCCTCCCGAGGGCGATGCGATGCGTGCGGAGTGGCAGGCGTTTATAGCCGCAGTGCGCGATCATACGCGCCCGATCGTCAATGGCGAGGATGGTCTCAAAGCCTTGCAGGTGGCGGAGGAGATCACCCAGATCATTGCGCAGAATTCGCAGTAG